The Longimicrobiales bacterium genome has a window encoding:
- a CDS encoding cation:proton antiporter: MTGLAILLAAAAVAFAFSRWLDMAPIPFLVVAGMALARIDAFPVELLQDAVVYGLTVVLFVAGIELSPTRVRGQRDIAVQVGVTQFIVLGVAGTGIALLLGYPNLPAVYIGLALAASSTLVIVRLLQRRRQLYEPSGRVVVGVLLLQDLLVILTIPLLTFAPTGMTGIVQGMAGIAALVALAFVCMYWLAPRIARLALEPEPLLLTALAVLAVFVALAMMLDLSIPAGAFLAGLALSPFPLRGVLRGQLSPINEFFAAIFFIALGGLIGSPGPRSLLHAAIFVALVLLVTPPLVALVTQRAGFTTRSALESGLLLAQTSELSLVLVLQGMLAGQLQQETFSTLLLVTVVTMVLTPWLSSDATVQRALELVPGNRGSHVPVPDAAGLLHVASGEPAASGALQPAAGDEDLPSGHVLLLGCGAGGLPLLETLFAAGHRVVAVDDDPNIVEQLRGGDVEVVRGDASDPETLRAAGASRALIISSTIRRPRDNQRLLETIRGVPVMIRVFEDDDADWVRASGGIPIVYSDAAAEEFMRWFERFRRGDETAQG; encoded by the coding sequence ATGACCGGCCTCGCGATTCTGCTCGCGGCCGCGGCCGTCGCATTCGCGTTCTCACGCTGGCTCGACATGGCGCCGATCCCGTTTCTCGTCGTCGCGGGCATGGCGCTCGCCCGCATCGACGCGTTCCCGGTCGAGCTGCTGCAGGATGCGGTCGTCTACGGGCTGACCGTGGTCCTCTTCGTCGCCGGGATCGAGCTGAGCCCGACGCGTGTGCGAGGGCAGCGCGACATCGCCGTGCAGGTCGGCGTCACGCAGTTCATCGTGCTCGGCGTCGCAGGCACGGGCATCGCGCTGCTGCTCGGGTACCCGAACCTGCCCGCCGTCTATATCGGCCTGGCCCTGGCCGCGAGCTCCACGCTCGTGATCGTGCGCCTGCTGCAGCGACGGCGTCAGCTCTACGAGCCCTCCGGACGAGTAGTGGTTGGTGTGCTGCTGCTGCAGGACCTGCTCGTCATCCTCACGATCCCGCTGCTGACGTTCGCGCCCACCGGTATGACCGGCATTGTCCAGGGCATGGCCGGGATCGCCGCACTGGTCGCGCTCGCTTTCGTGTGCATGTACTGGCTCGCCCCGCGCATCGCCCGCCTGGCACTGGAGCCGGAGCCGCTGCTGCTCACCGCCCTCGCCGTCCTTGCCGTGTTCGTCGCGCTCGCGATGATGCTGGACCTCTCCATCCCGGCCGGTGCGTTCCTCGCCGGACTGGCACTCTCGCCCTTCCCCCTGCGCGGCGTGCTGCGCGGGCAGCTCTCGCCGATCAACGAGTTCTTCGCGGCCATCTTCTTCATCGCGCTCGGCGGACTGATCGGCAGCCCAGGCCCGCGCTCGCTGCTGCACGCCGCCATCTTTGTTGCGCTGGTGCTGCTCGTCACGCCGCCGCTCGTCGCGCTGGTCACGCAGCGCGCAGGCTTCACCACGCGCTCCGCACTGGAGAGCGGGCTGCTGCTCGCGCAGACCAGTGAGCTGTCGCTCGTGCTGGTGCTGCAGGGGATGCTGGCCGGGCAGCTCCAGCAGGAGACGTTTTCGACGCTGCTTCTCGTCACGGTCGTGACCATGGTGCTGACGCCGTGGCTCTCGTCCGACGCAACCGTGCAGCGGGCGCTCGAGCTGGTGCCGGGGAACCGGGGTTCGCACGTGCCCGTGCCGGATGCTGCCGGCCTGCTGCACGTCGCTTCAGGGGAGCCTGCTGCATCGGGCGCTCTGCAGCCCGCCGCGGGCGACGAGGATCTGCCATCCGGTCACGTGCTGCTGCTCGGCTGCGGCGCCGGCGGCCTGCCGCTGCTGGAAACGCTGTTCGCTGCCGGGCACCGCGTCGTCGCGGTGGACGACGACCCCAACATCGTCGAGCAGCTCCGTGGCGGCGACGTCGAGGTGGTGCGCGGCGACGCGTCGGATCCGGAAACGCTGCGCGCTGCGGGAGCGAGTCGCGCGCTCATCATCAGCTCGACGATCCGCCGGCCGCGCGACAATCAGCGGCTGCTCGAGACGATCCGGGGTGTTCCGGTCATGATCCGCGTGTTCGAGGACGACGATGCGGACTGGGTGCGTGCGTCGGGGGGGATCCCGATCGTATACTCCGACGCGGCCGCCGAAGAGTTCATGCGCTGGTTCGAGCGCTTCAGGCGGGGCGATGAGACGGCACAAGGATAG
- a CDS encoding arsenate reductase family protein produces the protein MPGYPARMEVQIFGTKKSADTRKAQRWFAERRIRVHFVDLAQRAASRGELQRFAQKFGVQALVDRDGRRFRELGLGAAHYSDERWLERLTDDPLLLRTPLVRSGSRLTVGFEPDAWAEWLSAG, from the coding sequence ATGCCCGGCTACCCTGCGCGCATGGAAGTCCAGATCTTCGGCACGAAGAAATCCGCCGACACCCGCAAGGCGCAGCGCTGGTTCGCGGAGCGCCGCATCCGTGTGCATTTCGTCGATCTCGCGCAGCGCGCCGCATCGCGCGGCGAGCTGCAGCGGTTCGCGCAGAAGTTCGGCGTGCAGGCGCTGGTCGACCGCGACGGCAGGCGGTTCCGCGAGCTCGGCCTCGGTGCTGCGCACTACAGCGACGAGCGCTGGCTCGAGCGCCTGACTGATGACCCCCTGCTGCTGCGCACGCCGCTGGTCCGCTCCGGCAGCCGCCTCACCGTCGGGTTCGAGCCCGATGCGTGGGCGGAGTGGCTGAGCGCCGGCTGA
- a CDS encoding cation:proton antiporter, producing the protein MMEVPALRELGLMLIAGAVLVLLTRRIFMPSIVAYIFAGLFLGPLTGLVVEQESVQRIADAGIALLLFLVGLELSLDKLRDIGRTAVLAGVGQIILAAVGGAIIAWLFGYAAMEIAFIAAALAFSSTIVPVKLLSQKNQLNSLHGRVAVGISLVQNLLVIVVLTFLTGLGDPDQLTGGAIVRGLAVSFGGMLLLLAGALLSARFLLPHLFGWMGHSQEGLFIWSLGWCFLFVLIAEAFRLSPEIGAFLAGVSLAQLRFNEDLRRRVNPLMNLFVAVFFISLGAGMELGSAADQWLPGLVLSAFVLLTELVFFLWIMIRLGYGDRTGWMTGGAVAQISEFSLVLAALGASIGYVGQPILSLVAIIATVTMGVTAYLILYSELMYDWLVQRRILGHWPARAAGVDVREAHRGHIIVVGMNALGRRIVRRLVDSGEDVLAVDTSPGNLEGLSARVMLGNAEHVGFLEEAGVRDARLLVSTLQIEETNQLLAYWGTLFGIPTSIHAFDNSLADDLLNAGATHLILSKPAGTRRIADAFRRAGIFE; encoded by the coding sequence ATGATGGAGGTGCCCGCGCTGCGGGAGCTCGGGCTCATGCTCATCGCCGGGGCCGTGCTGGTGCTGCTCACCCGGCGCATCTTCATGCCATCCATCGTCGCCTACATCTTCGCGGGTCTCTTTCTCGGGCCGCTCACGGGCCTGGTCGTGGAGCAGGAGTCGGTGCAGCGCATCGCCGATGCCGGCATCGCGCTCCTGCTCTTCCTCGTGGGCCTCGAGCTGAGCCTCGACAAGCTGCGCGACATAGGCCGCACCGCGGTGCTCGCGGGCGTCGGCCAGATCATCCTGGCGGCAGTCGGCGGGGCGATCATCGCGTGGCTCTTCGGCTACGCGGCCATGGAGATCGCGTTCATCGCCGCCGCGCTCGCGTTCAGCAGCACGATCGTGCCTGTCAAGCTGCTCAGCCAGAAGAACCAGCTCAATTCTCTGCACGGGCGCGTGGCGGTCGGTATCTCGCTCGTGCAGAACCTGCTGGTGATCGTGGTGCTCACGTTTCTCACCGGACTCGGCGATCCGGATCAGCTGACGGGCGGCGCGATCGTGCGTGGGCTGGCGGTCTCCTTCGGCGGCATGCTGCTGCTGCTGGCCGGTGCACTGCTCTCGGCGCGGTTCCTCCTCCCGCACCTGTTCGGCTGGATGGGGCACAGCCAGGAGGGGCTGTTCATCTGGAGCCTCGGCTGGTGCTTCCTGTTCGTGCTGATCGCAGAGGCGTTCCGCCTGTCTCCGGAAATCGGCGCGTTCCTGGCCGGTGTCAGTCTCGCACAGCTCCGATTCAACGAGGACCTGCGACGTCGCGTGAATCCGCTGATGAACCTCTTCGTCGCGGTCTTCTTCATCTCGCTCGGTGCAGGCATGGAGCTGGGATCCGCCGCCGACCAGTGGTTGCCCGGGCTCGTGCTTTCCGCCTTCGTCCTGCTCACGGAGCTGGTCTTCTTCCTCTGGATCATGATCCGGCTCGGCTACGGCGATCGCACCGGCTGGATGACCGGGGGGGCCGTCGCACAGATCAGCGAGTTCTCCCTGGTCCTTGCCGCCCTCGGCGCCTCGATCGGCTATGTCGGCCAGCCGATCCTTTCCCTGGTCGCGATCATCGCGACCGTGACCATGGGCGTCACCGCGTACCTGATCCTCTACAGCGAGCTGATGTACGACTGGCTCGTGCAGCGGCGTATCCTGGGACACTGGCCTGCGCGTGCCGCCGGCGTCGATGTGCGGGAGGCGCATCGCGGTCACATCATCGTGGTCGGCATGAACGCGCTCGGCCGCAGGATCGTGCGCCGCCTCGTGGACTCCGGCGAGGATGTCCTGGCGGTGGACACGTCGCCGGGCAACCTCGAAGGCTTGAGTGCCCGCGTGATGCTGGGCAATGCTGAGCACGTGGGATTCCTCGAGGAGGCGGGCGTGCGCGACGCCCGGCTGCTCGTGTCGACACTGCAGATCGAGGAGACGAACCAGCTGCTCGCGTACTGGGGCACGCTTTTCGGCATTCCCACCAGTATCCACGCCTTCGACAACTCGCTGGCAGACGACCTGCTCAACGCCGGCGCGACGCACCTGATCCTTTCCAAGCCGGCCGGCACGCGTCGCATTGCCGACGCATTCCGCCGAGCGGGCATCTTCGAATGA
- a CDS encoding M1 family metallopeptidase — MPRRPACTILLALTAACTAAPPPTTPAPPPASAATEPPPIEAGRKPAPGDYAGHFDALHYTVELDLREATATPPRIQGTTQIDVARTGSTGDTLVLDFTGLRVLGIRAGAAIRMGGTQEDRARSTLQDVAFRYDAGRLHIPLGGITADTLRVEIRYDGTPDDALIIRDNVHGTRTAFADNWPNRARFWIPSIDHPSDKAGVSFAVRAPEGWTVIANGPRSDGRAPTQPPTDGVWRFAATEPIPTYTMVIGAGPLTETVIDECAEGGTGTCVPTRLYTFAPDSAKAWPSFRRAGTMLEYYSRLIAPYPYAKLDHAQSATAFGGMENVGAIFYSEQAIAQGQDIEVTVAHEIVHQWFGDGVTERNWQHLWLSEGFATYFASLFFEDADGADAFRAQVEQARAAYLQSGDARFPLVDTTATLMPDLFALLNTNSYQKGALVLHMLRGMLGDDAFLDGIRRYYNAHRYGTALSEDLRRSLEQSSGRELGAFFQQWVYSPGHPVLRHTHTYDDAADEIVVTIEQVQPEEWPVFHFDTELVVVGGGESTRVPVRVRERMTTVRVPAASAPDRMVLDPDGWLLYQPADAGGAGGTR, encoded by the coding sequence ATGCCTCGTCGCCCCGCCTGTACGATCCTGCTCGCACTCACCGCCGCCTGCACCGCGGCACCACCGCCGACCACGCCGGCGCCGCCGCCCGCGTCGGCCGCGACGGAACCGCCGCCGATCGAGGCGGGCCGCAAGCCCGCGCCCGGTGATTACGCTGGCCATTTCGATGCGCTGCATTACACGGTCGAGCTGGACCTTCGCGAGGCCACGGCGACACCGCCGCGCATCCAGGGGACAACACAGATCGACGTCGCGCGTACCGGCAGCACAGGCGACACCCTGGTGCTGGATTTCACCGGACTGCGCGTGCTCGGTATACGTGCCGGTGCAGCAATCCGCATGGGCGGGACGCAGGAGGATCGCGCCCGGAGCACGCTGCAGGACGTCGCATTCCGCTACGACGCCGGTCGCCTGCACATCCCGCTGGGCGGCATCACGGCGGACACGCTGCGCGTCGAGATCCGCTACGACGGCACGCCCGACGATGCACTGATCATCCGTGACAACGTGCACGGCACGCGCACGGCGTTCGCCGACAACTGGCCGAACCGCGCGCGCTTCTGGATCCCGTCGATCGATCACCCGAGCGACAAGGCGGGCGTGTCGTTCGCCGTGCGCGCACCCGAGGGCTGGACCGTGATCGCGAACGGTCCGCGCAGCGATGGACGCGCGCCGACGCAGCCACCGACTGACGGTGTGTGGCGTTTCGCGGCGACCGAGCCGATCCCCACGTACACGATGGTGATCGGCGCCGGGCCGCTGACGGAGACGGTGATCGACGAATGTGCCGAGGGCGGAACAGGGACGTGTGTCCCGACGCGGCTCTACACGTTCGCGCCGGATTCCGCGAAGGCGTGGCCGAGCTTCCGGCGGGCGGGGACGATGCTCGAGTACTACAGCCGGCTGATCGCACCCTACCCGTACGCCAAGCTCGATCACGCGCAGTCGGCGACGGCGTTCGGCGGGATGGAGAACGTGGGCGCAATCTTCTACTCGGAACAGGCGATCGCACAGGGGCAGGACATCGAGGTGACAGTCGCGCACGAGATCGTGCACCAGTGGTTCGGAGACGGCGTGACCGAGCGGAACTGGCAGCACCTGTGGCTGTCCGAGGGGTTCGCCACCTATTTCGCCAGCCTGTTCTTCGAGGACGCCGACGGGGCGGACGCGTTCCGCGCGCAGGTGGAGCAGGCGCGCGCGGCATATCTGCAGTCCGGCGACGCACGGTTCCCGCTGGTCGACACCACGGCGACGCTGATGCCCGACCTGTTCGCCCTGCTCAATACGAACTCGTACCAGAAGGGCGCGCTGGTGCTGCACATGCTGCGGGGGATGCTCGGTGACGACGCGTTCCTGGACGGCATCCGGCGCTACTACAACGCACACCGGTATGGCACCGCACTGAGCGAAGACCTCCGGCGATCGCTCGAGCAGTCGAGCGGTCGCGAGCTCGGCGCGTTCTTCCAGCAATGGGTCTACAGCCCGGGCCACCCTGTGCTGCGGCACACGCACACGTACGACGATGCGGCGGATGAGATCGTCGTGACGATCGAGCAGGTGCAGCCCGAGGAGTGGCCGGTGTTCCACTTCGATACGGAGCTGGTCGTGGTTGGCGGTGGCGAGAGCACGCGCGTGCCGGTGCGGGTCCGTGAGCGGATGACCACGGTGCGCGTGCCCGCCGCGAGCGCGCCGGACCGCATGGTCCTCGATCCGGACGGCTGGCTGCTGTATCAGCCCGCTGATGCCGGAGGAGCAGGCGGCACTCGATGA
- a CDS encoding alpha/beta hydrolase-fold protein: MTRTLAGAALALVAATTLATPAAAQSAPSVDVQQIPAPLAVGETFTVRSRVLDEVRVINVFRPYMWWDTTDAALPVMYMPDGGTQEDFLHVMGLLQVSVMNGTMRPFLLVGIENTERRRDLTGPTGNPDDRAIAPRVGGSAAFREFIRTELMPAVEARYATTDESAIVGESLAGLFIIETLIEEPDLFDTYIAFDPSLWWNDAGLLRRAAERSHALRGRTVWLASSSEPEIAELTARLAALLKEAGPADLRTHFEPMPEETHATIYHPAALRAFRTLFAPPPEAQ; this comes from the coding sequence ATGACACGAACACTGGCTGGGGCGGCCCTGGCGCTGGTTGCTGCGACAACGCTCGCGACTCCTGCGGCAGCGCAGTCCGCCCCATCTGTCGACGTGCAGCAGATACCGGCACCGCTCGCGGTCGGTGAGACATTCACGGTCCGCTCCCGGGTGCTGGACGAGGTGCGCGTGATCAACGTGTTCCGCCCGTACATGTGGTGGGATACGACCGACGCTGCACTGCCGGTCATGTACATGCCCGATGGCGGCACGCAGGAGGATTTCCTGCACGTCATGGGGCTGCTGCAGGTGTCCGTGATGAACGGCACGATGCGGCCGTTTCTGCTGGTCGGCATCGAGAACACGGAGCGTCGTCGTGATCTAACGGGTCCCACCGGGAACCCCGATGACCGGGCGATTGCGCCGCGCGTGGGCGGCTCTGCCGCGTTTCGCGAGTTCATTCGCACGGAGCTGATGCCGGCCGTCGAGGCGCGCTATGCGACGACCGACGAGTCCGCGATCGTGGGCGAGTCGCTGGCCGGCCTGTTCATCATCGAGACGCTGATCGAGGAGCCGGATCTCTTCGACACGTATATCGCCTTCGATCCGAGCCTGTGGTGGAACGATGCGGGCCTGCTGCGACGGGCCGCCGAGCGCAGCCATGCACTGCGCGGGCGCACGGTCTGGCTGGCGAGCAGCAGTGAACCGGAGATTGCGGAGCTGACCGCGCGGCTGGCGGCCCTGTTGAAGGAGGCCGGACCGGCCGACCTGCGAACCCACTTCGAGCCGATGCCGGAGGAGACGCATGCGACGATCTACCACCCGGCCGCGTTGCGTGCGTTTCGCACCCTGTTCGCGCCGCCGCCGGAGGCGCAATGA
- a CDS encoding ABC transporter permease yields the protein MDVLRQDLRHAARRLVRRPGFAAVAILTLALGIGANVAIYTVVRAVLLEPLPYAEPDRLALVVNLRNGLMEGGWISEPEALEYREDVSSFERVAYWTSGAANVATGAGDPERVVTARVTDGIFDVFGVPAAAGRYFGPDEWRRGGPPVVVLGHGLWQRRFAGDRAVVGSTLLVNNEAHTIVGVLPAGVGLPADYDATRPTELFLPQPLERDSLLEERGSHYLLGIARLRPEATVVRANAELEAIARGWVRDGLVDEAEALVPVARPLNESIVGAARPLLLVLAGAVAFLLLIACVNVANLLLARGDERRREMAVRASLGAGRGRIVRQLLMESSLLALAGGALGLLLAQAGVRALVAFGPAAIPRIEEVRVDTHALVFTVAIALLTVLLFGLVPALQLSRAELGRELREGGRSATGGKPRQRFRQSLVVAELALSVMLVIGAGLMLRTFAALQRIDLGFDESSVLTAQLSLPQLGYEDDQQVERFIRSTVNDVRALAGVRHAGAARLLPLTGEIGDWSITIEGVPTGPGVDHNADWQIVTDGYFEAMGMRLVRGRWFTAGDDREAPPVAVVNRTLADAYWDGNAIGRRFRFGTNPDRPWVTIIGIVEDVRHNQVLEDARREMYVPHAQWSTSSQTGARRTMALVARTSGDPLALVPALRAAVRARDPGVPLSEVRTLDHIVGDAVSGTRFTTLLLALFASIALALATVGTYGVIAYGVAQRRHEMGIRMALGASRGDVVRLVLAGGGAVAAVGIGVGVAGALALSRLMSGLVYGVATLDPLTYLAVPALLAAAALLACWIPAQRAAATHPATALRTD from the coding sequence ATGGACGTACTGCGCCAGGATCTCCGCCATGCGGCCCGCCGGCTCGTGCGACGCCCCGGCTTCGCGGCCGTCGCGATCCTCACGCTCGCCCTCGGGATCGGCGCGAACGTCGCGATCTACACGGTCGTGCGCGCCGTGCTGCTGGAGCCGCTCCCGTATGCCGAGCCCGACCGGCTCGCGCTCGTGGTCAACCTGCGCAACGGCCTGATGGAGGGCGGCTGGATCTCGGAGCCGGAGGCACTGGAATACCGGGAGGACGTTTCCAGCTTCGAGCGCGTCGCATACTGGACCAGCGGCGCCGCCAACGTGGCTACCGGTGCGGGCGACCCGGAGCGGGTCGTGACGGCCCGGGTGACGGACGGCATCTTCGATGTGTTCGGCGTGCCGGCAGCGGCGGGACGGTACTTCGGGCCGGACGAATGGCGTCGGGGCGGTCCGCCGGTCGTCGTTCTCGGCCACGGGCTCTGGCAGCGCCGCTTCGCGGGCGACCGTGCGGTCGTCGGCTCGACGCTGCTGGTCAACAACGAGGCGCACACGATCGTCGGCGTGCTGCCCGCCGGCGTCGGTCTGCCGGCAGACTACGACGCGACGCGTCCGACGGAGCTGTTCCTGCCGCAACCGCTGGAGCGCGACAGCCTGCTCGAGGAGCGGGGCAGTCACTACCTGCTCGGGATTGCACGCCTGCGCCCCGAAGCGACCGTTGTCCGTGCGAATGCGGAGCTCGAGGCCATTGCGCGCGGCTGGGTGCGTGACGGTCTCGTGGACGAGGCGGAAGCGCTGGTCCCTGTCGCGCGTCCGCTGAACGAGTCCATCGTGGGGGCCGCGCGACCGCTCCTGCTGGTGCTTGCCGGGGCGGTTGCGTTCCTGCTGCTGATCGCGTGTGTCAATGTTGCCAACCTGCTGCTGGCACGTGGCGACGAGCGACGTCGCGAGATGGCTGTGCGCGCATCACTGGGCGCCGGCCGCGGCCGCATCGTCCGCCAGCTCCTGATGGAAAGCAGCCTGCTCGCGCTCGCCGGAGGTGCACTCGGCCTGCTGCTCGCCCAGGCGGGTGTACGTGCACTGGTAGCGTTCGGGCCGGCCGCGATCCCGCGCATCGAGGAGGTGCGGGTCGATACCCATGCGCTCGTGTTCACGGTGGCGATCGCACTGCTCACGGTCCTGCTCTTCGGCCTGGTGCCCGCACTGCAGCTTTCGCGTGCCGAGCTCGGCCGCGAGCTGCGCGAGGGCGGCCGCAGCGCTACGGGCGGCAAGCCGCGGCAACGCTTCCGCCAGTCGCTGGTGGTCGCGGAGCTCGCGCTCTCGGTGATGCTGGTGATCGGCGCCGGGCTGATGCTGCGCACGTTTGCCGCGTTGCAACGCATCGACCTGGGATTCGACGAATCGTCCGTGCTCACCGCCCAGCTCTCCCTGCCGCAGCTCGGCTACGAGGACGACCAGCAGGTGGAGCGTTTCATTCGCAGCACCGTGAACGACGTGCGCGCCCTTGCCGGCGTCCGGCACGCAGGCGCCGCCAGGCTGCTGCCCCTCACGGGCGAGATCGGCGACTGGTCGATCACGATCGAAGGCGTGCCCACGGGGCCGGGCGTGGATCACAACGCAGACTGGCAGATCGTGACCGACGGGTACTTCGAGGCGATGGGCATGCGGCTCGTCCGCGGGCGCTGGTTCACGGCGGGCGATGATCGCGAGGCACCTCCCGTCGCCGTCGTGAACCGGACACTGGCCGACGCGTACTGGGACGGCAACGCAATCGGCAGGCGCTTCAGGTTCGGGACCAACCCCGACCGGCCGTGGGTCACGATCATCGGAATCGTCGAGGACGTCCGCCACAACCAGGTGCTCGAGGACGCCCGTCGCGAGATGTACGTGCCGCACGCGCAGTGGAGCACGTCGTCGCAGACCGGCGCGCGGCGGACAATGGCGCTGGTCGCGCGCACGTCCGGTGATCCGCTGGCACTGGTGCCGGCATTGCGCGCGGCCGTGCGGGCCCGCGACCCCGGCGTTCCGCTCTCCGAGGTGCGCACGCTCGATCACATCGTGGGCGATGCCGTGTCGGGCACGCGCTTCACGACCCTGCTGCTCGCGCTCTTCGCCTCGATCGCCCTCGCCCTGGCGACCGTCGGCACGTACGGCGTCATCGCCTATGGCGTCGCACAACGGCGGCACGAGATGGGGATCCGCATGGCGCTGGGCGCAAGCCGCGGCGACGTCGTGCGTCTCGTGCTCGCCGGAGGCGGCGCCGTCGCGGCCGTCGGGATTGGCGTCGGCGTCGCCGGTGCACTCGCGCTCAGTCGCCTCATGAGCGGCCTCGTCTACGGCGTTGCGACCCTGGACCCGCTCACCTACCTGGCGGTGCCCGCCCTGCTCGCCGCGGCAGCGCTGCTCGCCTGCTGGATCCCGGCGCAGCGCGCCGCTGCGACGCACCCCGCCACGGCACTCCGGACCGACTAG